ACGGAGCCAGTCCGGTGTCTTTCGTCCGAAGGAGTGGACGGATGGCACGGTTGCGTGGCTTGCTGCGTGCATGGCTCACACTGGTGGCGATCCCACTGCAGAGCCTCGTCACTTCCAGGCTGCACTGAGTATTCCTCATTGGCGTGCTGCAATGGAACAAGAGTTTCAGGCCCTCCAACAGAATGATACTTGGCCTCTTGTTCCTCCAGTGTCTGGCATCAACGTTATTAATTCCAAGTGGGTTTTCAAAGTCAAGAGACATGCGGATGGCTCCATTGAACGCTACAAGGCACGGTTAGTTGCCAAGggcttcaaacagaggtatggtcttgattatgaagacacttTTAGTCCAGtcatcaagcctactaccattcgaTTACTACTGTCTCTTGCGGTTACTCGTGGATGGTTCCTTCATCAGCTTGATGTGCAGGACGCTTTTCTACATGGcattctggaggaggaggtttatatgcgtcagccacctggttttgttgatccgacacgacctcatcatctctgtcgtctggttAAGGCACTGTATGGACTCAAACAGGCTCCTCGTGCATGGCATGCTCGCCTTGGATCTGTTCTTCGGGCTCTTGGGTTTACTCCCTCCACTGCTGATACGTCACTGTTTCTCCTCCAGCGCCCCTGAGGTTACGATGTATATcttggtttatgttgatgatatcatcctcatcagttcctctactgctgctgctgatcGCCTTGTGATTGCTCTCCGTGATGATTTTGCTTTCAAGGATTTGGGTGCTCTTCATTTTTTCCTTGGTCTTGAGGTTTCACGGTCCTCTGCTGGTTTGACTCTCactcagaagaagtactccttggacttGTTGCGTCGTGCTGGAATGCTCAAATGCAAACATGTTAACACTCCGATGTCTGCCACTAATCAGTTGTCTGCTCTTGATGGTGACTCTCTCTCGTCTGATGACGCTACCGAGTATCGCAGTATTGTTGGTGGTCTGCAATACCTTACTATTACCAGGCCTAATCTCTCCTATGCAGTTAACTGTGTCTGTCAGTTTTTGCATGCACCCAGGACGTCTCACTGGTCAGCAGTGAAGCGTATTTTGCGCTATGTCAGTCTTACTGCTTCCTATGGTTTGCTTCTTTAGTCTGCACCGTCGTATGAGCTCTCGGCTtcctctgatgcagattgggctggtagtccggatgacaggcgatccacggggggttatgtgGTATTTCTGggtcctaacttgatcgcctggaatgctcgcAAGCAAGCAACTGTTTCTCGCagtagtactgaggctgagtacaaAGTTGTTGCTGATGCAactgctgagatcatatgggtacagtctATATTGAGAGAGTTGCGTGTTCCTCAAGCTCGTCCTCCGGTCCTgtggtgtgacaacattggtgctACATATCTTTCTTCTAACCCAGTGTTTCATGCTAGGACAAAACACATTGAGGTCGATTATCACTTTgttcgggaacgtgttgcacagaagctactctgtatcaagttcatctcgtcaaaggatcaacttgctgacatcttcacgaagcctccttcacaaccacagtttgtaggctgtaggcgcaatcttaacttgctttgtacttcaggacataattaagattgagggagggtgttagactgtatatacgtagCCTCTGTATATCTGTATTGTAACATTGTTTTGTACCCCTTGGGTacctctatataatgagatagccagaCCCCGGGTTAGGGGTGTCGACCAGTTCCCAAATCATATGTCTTACATCCTGGACACACGCATGTGCACCAGCCGCTCGGATGGGCACGTTTGCATCCAGCAGCTTCCAGTCCACAGTTGattaataaaaaggaaaaaaaaattaaCATGCACCAAATTCCCATCGATGTCATCGCCCACTGCGTGCCTTCTTATCCACAACACATCGCCATTCCTCATCACCCAAGCGTCGTTCTGCCACCATCTTCTTCCTGCTGCCTGACAACCCATCgttgctcctcttcctctcctcttctccatccACCTCACCACCCAAGTGTTGCTCTCCTGTTCTTGGCCGCGGTGGCTGGCCAGAGCCACATCCCAGCTGACAGCATCGGTGTACTTTCTGGCTACGGCTGGGGCGGGCGGCGGTCGCCTGCTCGTCGGCGCACCAGAATTTCGGATTTGATTTTTACCGGTCCTGGACGAAATGGGCGAAATTCGGATTTTTCGGATTTTTTCAGAAAACCTCGGACGAAAATCGTAAAACAAAATTTGATTTTTGGGACGAAAACTGAACGAAAAATGAATGAAAAATGGGCGAAATTTGCCTAAAATTTTGAAATACAACAGAACAACAAATGAGTATTCAGAACTTTTAGCAAAATATGCATGTAAAAATCAAACAGCTGAATCTATTCATCAAATCACTACGTATCAGACTAAACATCAACACTCCAGTTGCAACCATTCAGACCATAGCATAGTAGATCAATTCGGAGAGCAGCAACCATTAGAAAAGCAACAGGATAGTCCAGATTAACATGTGACTTGATAGTTCAGATACTAAGAGTAACATGCGACTTAATAGTTCTACCAAGAGTCGAAACGAACACCCATAACGGTTCAGAATTACAGTCCACGATGAATTTAACACGGCATTCGAAGTTCAATTATGCCGACCCCAAAATACAAACAGAAAGTTTAATTCAGACTTCTTGTTCTTCAACTCTTCAGTCTTGCACCAAAAGTATTGAATCGAACAGAGACCTTCACTTTGGACTTCCTGTTCATCCACCCGTTAGTCTTCATCAAACCAAAAGCTCTTTTGCTCCCATGCCGCTTAACCTTGCAATTAAAGCATTGTGAATTATATAAACATTACAAGTAGATGGCAGAAACAACAACTCAATGATGGCAACCGCAATTGGAACAACATATAAAATCATATGGGCAGAAACAATGTGAATTATATAAATATTACAAGTAGATGGCAGAAACAACTCATAGATGACAGCCCAAATTAAAACAACATATAAATTCAGATGGACTAAAGCATTGTGAATTATATAAACATTACAAGTAGATGGCAGCAATAACTCATAGATGGCAGCCCCAATTGAAACACCATATAGAATCATATGGACTAACACATTGAGAATTATATAAACATCAATTAGATGGCAGAAACAACAGTTAATAGATGGCAACCCCAATTGAAACAACATATAAAATCATATGGACtaaagcaaacaccacatgtttaTGACAGAATATAAGAAAGTGCATAAATGGGAAATTATTGATGTCATCACAAGGAACTTACTTGTCAATTGTAAAGGCTGGTGACCTCCTTGACCTTCTTGGTTGCCTAACCCGTTCAGATCTACGGTTCACCAAACTACCATCACTTGTTACCTCAACGTTGTTTCCAACTTGGCTTGCTAAATCCTTTTCAACTTGCATTGACGAATCTCCTCCATCAGATTGACTTGCAccatcatcatcgctatcatcatcatcatcaatttccaagtccagctcctcattttcttcatcatcatcctcactaTCATGGTagtcatcctcttcttcctctaccctCTTTCTTTTCCTGCCATTGTCCTTCCTTGCAAGACGAGAAACTTTCCTACTTGAGTTAAGCAAACGTATTTTCTCAAACACGGCGCTAGCAGCATCAACTCCATCCAAGATTGCATGCTCCTCATCCTCGTTCAACCATTCCATCATAGGATTTGTTGCATCAAACATGGTTGTATCCATGATCATTGCACATGCATCAACTTCCTTCTGCTTACCGTTCTCTCTCACCGGGTCTTGTTCCTCTTCAGCACGTATCTTCAAAATGTGAAAACAAAATCAGTCAATGAAAACGAAGTACAAAGAATAAAATGGATAAAGTCGCTATGAATAAAACAATGCTTATTAGACAGCAGCCTTTACTCTAAATATTGCGAACTAAACATCTACATTTACTTTAAATAACAACCTAGTAACAATCTTTAATAAATAGTAGCATTTACTTAGTAAACAACATCCTTTATTTCAAACAATGCTTACTAAACAACAGTATGCAGGTGAATCATGGCAGATGGGTGAATAATAGCATATGGGCAAAACATATTTCATACCTTCAAGTTGTAGcgcacagatccaagcttgtgcaGCTTGCCATATAGAAGACGGTTTACAACAGAATAAACAACATTTCAACTCAAAATGCATCATACTATGACTAAATATTGAGCAAGGAATAAAAAGAATGAACCAGGACAGTAAAGCATGATTTTTACAACAGAATAAACGACATTCCAAATTTAAATGCATAATAACATCAAGTAAAAAGATAATAAGGCAGAAAAAAGGGAATTGCCACATTTTTTACTTTTAATGCATAACAAAATCAGGTAAAAGCTAACAAACAGAATTAGAACCATTTTAACTTTAAACATAATTAATATATTCAGAATCATGTAAAAGCTAACAAACAATATCTAGCTTGTTCAGAATCCGGATCACCATTTGTAAATTTACCACTGATGGTAAAAGGGCTTGCTGTGTTTTGCCGAGATAAATGTTTGTACACATTGTTTTCGTCCTCATGTATGTCAGCACTTGAACAAAGAGTGAATCACAGAAAGAGAACCTTGATATAATACACAAAAACTGTGGATTTATGGACCAGTTAGTGCTGTTGAAATTTTATTGGGATTTTTTTTCTTCATCAAGTAATGTTGCAGGGTTGACGACAGCATGAATAAATCAAGAGAGGTAGTACAAGATATTAGAAACAATGCTACTGAACAAGCTAGTAAAAGATCCTTCCTAGGTGTGCTATCATCCACACTTGCCTACGTGTGCTATCATCAACACTTGCTAAATATCTAGCTAACTACAGATCATGGCAAGGTGAGCTATCATGCACAATTGTGCTCCTGTATCAAGCAAGTGTGGATGCTGAACCTAGCTACAGATCTTCACAAATGAAAAGCTAGCTACAGATCTTGCAAGATGAGCCAGCATACGTGCATGTACAAGATTAGATGAACATAGTTACAGTACGTCAGTACCATGTCCAGCTTGTCGGAAACCAGCGTGTGCGTCCGGCGCCGGGGCACTGCCCAAGCCCGACTGGATGCGCCGCATGCTGCTGCTCCCGTGGAGCCGTTCAACGCCCGAGCCCACCTGCCCCGACATCGAAGTTGTGCGGCCGTGCTCCATGGCGCTGCCACCACCGTCCATGGACGGGAAAGAGACCGGGAGGGAGGAGATTGGGAGGGAGGAGATTGGGAGGGAGGAGATTAGGAGGGAGGGAGACGAGGTGGatgggaggaggcggcgctgcaccGCGCCCCCGCCTCACTCGCTAGGGTTTCGTTGCCCACAGCCGCCGCCACAGGGGGGTTTGTGTGGGCTGTAGTTGATCATGGGCTGGGCTGTGAGTTTAAAAGTGGCCGAATTTTTTGGGCCGGTACACCCTATTACCGGGCCCTAACGAAATGGCCGAAAATCGCTGGAATTTCGGTTTTCTCGGACGAAATCCAAAACTTTGCGGCGCACTGGGGCCGAGGCGGAGCCACCTCCCGtgcagtggtg
Above is a window of Triticum aestivum cultivar Chinese Spring chromosome 6B, IWGSC CS RefSeq v2.1, whole genome shotgun sequence DNA encoding:
- the LOC123133078 gene encoding pheromone-processing carboxypeptidase KEX1-like, with amino-acid sequence MIMDTTMFDATNPMMEWLNEDEEHAILDGVDAASAVFEKIRLLNSSRKVSRLARKDNGRKRKRVEEEEDDYHDSEDDDEENEELDLEIDDDDDSDDDGASQSDGGDSSMQVEKDLASQVGNNVEVTSDGSLVNRRSERVRQPRRSRRSPAFTIDKLSGMGAKELLV